One Proteinivorax tanatarense DNA segment encodes these proteins:
- the glpX gene encoding class II fructose-bisphosphatase has translation MERELALEFVRVTEAAALASARLMGRGNKNEADQAAVSAMRAMFDTVQMEGKVMIGEGEKDEAPMLYIGEKLGAGNGPKLDVAVDPVEGTNLVAKGLPNALAVLAIAPEGCLLHAPEAYYMNKIATGPIGRDVISIELSATENLNRLADAMQKDVSDLVAVILDRPRHKNLIQEVREAGARVKLITDGDVAAAVAAAQPNSSVDIAMGIGGAPEGVLAAAALKCLGGKMEGRLLPIDPSKFKSKEEINWDAHKGEPILTMDDLAKGDDVIFAATGITDGGMLRGVRFTKEIAQTQSVVMRSQTGTVRTVDANHRLDKKPEVFQKLVGYKK, from the coding sequence ATGGAACGGGAATTGGCCCTAGAGTTTGTTAGAGTTACAGAAGCAGCGGCCCTGGCATCTGCTAGGCTTATGGGACGAGGCAACAAAAACGAAGCTGATCAAGCGGCTGTTTCTGCTATGAGAGCAATGTTTGATACTGTTCAGATGGAAGGCAAGGTAATGATTGGAGAAGGGGAAAAAGATGAGGCCCCTATGTTGTATATAGGTGAAAAGTTAGGCGCAGGTAATGGGCCTAAACTGGATGTGGCTGTTGACCCAGTGGAAGGAACGAATCTTGTAGCTAAAGGGTTACCCAATGCTTTAGCTGTTCTAGCTATTGCACCAGAAGGTTGCTTGCTACATGCCCCCGAAGCCTACTATATGAACAAAATAGCTACGGGACCAATAGGTAGGGATGTTATAAGCATAGAATTATCAGCTACAGAAAACTTAAACCGACTAGCTGATGCTATGCAAAAGGATGTTTCCGATTTAGTTGCAGTGATTTTGGATAGGCCTAGGCATAAAAATCTTATTCAAGAGGTAAGAGAGGCAGGGGCTAGAGTGAAGTTAATCACTGATGGTGATGTAGCTGCAGCTGTAGCAGCAGCTCAACCAAACTCTAGTGTGGACATAGCTATGGGTATTGGAGGAGCTCCTGAAGGTGTTTTAGCTGCTGCCGCTTTAAAGTGTTTAGGAGGTAAAATGGAGGGGAGATTGTTACCAATCGATCCATCTAAGTTTAAAAGTAAAGAAGAAATTAACTGGGATGCTCATAAAGGAGAGCCAATTCTTACCATGGATGATTTGGCTAAAGGTGATGATGTCATCTTTGCGGCAACGGGTATCACTGATGGTGGGATGCTGCGGGGAGTAAGATTTACTAAAGAAATAGCCCAAACTCAGTCTGTGGTTATGCGGTCTCAAACTGGAACAGTTAGAACTGTGGATGCAAACCATAGATTAGATAAAAAGCCAGAAGTTTTTCAAAAACTTGTAGGTTACAAAAAATAA
- the fsa gene encoding fructose-6-phosphate aldolase yields MQFFIDTADIQQIKKANEIGIVDGVTTNPSLIAKEGRDFHQVIKEISEIIDGPISAEVISLDWEGMLKEARQLTKLAPNVVVKIPMTEDGLKAVKILSKENIKTNVTLVFSINQGVLAAKAGATYVSPFAGRLDDIGHNGMDIIGEMVEIFDNYMFDTEVIAASIRHPQHVLDAMKVGSHIATIPYEVFQKMFNHPLTDKGIKAFMKDWEQFQQN; encoded by the coding sequence GTGCAATTTTTTATCGATACTGCCGATATCCAACAAATAAAAAAGGCAAATGAAATAGGCATAGTGGATGGAGTTACTACTAATCCCAGTTTAATAGCTAAAGAAGGCAGAGACTTTCATCAGGTTATAAAAGAAATATCGGAAATTATTGATGGACCTATTAGTGCAGAGGTAATTTCGCTGGATTGGGAAGGTATGCTTAAAGAAGCAAGACAATTAACTAAACTAGCGCCAAATGTTGTTGTTAAAATCCCTATGACTGAAGATGGTCTTAAAGCAGTAAAAATATTAAGCAAAGAAAATATCAAAACAAATGTTACGTTAGTATTTTCAATAAATCAGGGAGTGTTGGCTGCTAAAGCAGGAGCTACTTATGTAAGTCCATTTGCAGGCAGATTAGATGATATCGGTCATAATGGCATGGATATAATAGGTGAGATGGTGGAGATTTTTGACAACTATATGTTTGATACAGAGGTAATTGCAGCTAGCATAAGACATCCACAACATGTTTTAGATGCTATGAAAGTGGGAAGTCATATAGCCACCATTCCTTACGAAGTTTTTCAAAAGATGTTTAACCATCCTTTAACTGACAAAGGAATTAAAGCTTTTATGAAAGATTGGGAGCAATTCCAGCAGAATTAA
- the glpX gene encoding class II fructose-bisphosphatase: MDRELALEFVRTTEAAALASAPFMGRGDKEGTDNAAVVAMRNAFDNVDISGTVVIGEGEIDDAPMLYIGEKVGGGKDPQVDIAVDPVEGTTIVSKGQPNGIAVLAAASKGSFLHAPDMYMDKIAVGPKAKGVIDLNLSIEENIRRTSQAIGKNIQDMTIAILDKPRHKEKIAKIRSLGCRIKIFPDGDVAMAIATATEDNTVDLMTGIGGAPEGVIAAAALKCIGGDFQARLKPRDRDEVKRAADMGINEIDKKLTIDELAKGDDIFFAATGITGGDFLEGVRFKGNTASTHSLVMRAKTGTVRYIKAIHRLK; the protein is encoded by the coding sequence ATGGATAGAGAATTAGCTTTAGAGTTTGTAAGAACAACAGAGGCTGCAGCGCTAGCCTCTGCTCCTTTTATGGGCAGAGGTGACAAAGAAGGGACAGATAACGCTGCAGTAGTAGCTATGAGAAATGCTTTCGATAATGTTGACATCAGTGGCACAGTTGTAATTGGTGAAGGGGAAATAGATGACGCTCCAATGTTATATATAGGTGAAAAAGTTGGAGGGGGTAAGGATCCGCAAGTAGATATAGCTGTAGATCCTGTAGAAGGAACCACAATTGTTTCAAAAGGGCAGCCAAATGGAATTGCTGTTTTGGCTGCTGCTTCAAAAGGTTCTTTTTTGCATGCACCGGATATGTATATGGATAAAATAGCTGTAGGACCTAAAGCTAAAGGAGTAATTGATTTAAATCTTTCAATTGAAGAAAACATAAGAAGGACATCTCAAGCTATAGGTAAAAACATTCAGGATATGACAATCGCTATTTTAGACAAACCCCGTCACAAAGAAAAGATAGCTAAAATCAGAAGCTTAGGATGTAGAATTAAAATTTTCCCAGATGGAGATGTTGCGATGGCCATAGCTACAGCAACAGAGGATAATACAGTAGACTTAATGACCGGTATAGGTGGGGCTCCTGAAGGGGTCATAGCAGCTGCAGCCTTAAAATGCATCGGTGGTGATTTTCAAGCTAGACTAAAACCTAGAGACAGAGATGAAGTAAAGCGTGCTGCTGATATGGGAATCAATGAAATAGATAAAAAACTAACTATTGACGAACTTGCAAAAGGTGATGATATTTTCTTTGCGGCTACAGGAATAACAGGTGGAGACTTTTTAGAAGGTGTTAGGTTTAAAGGTAATACTGCAAGTACTCATTCACTTGTTATGAGAGCTAAAACGGGAACAGTTAGATATATAAAGGCTATACATCGTTTAAAGTGA
- a CDS encoding class II fructose-1,6-bisphosphate aldolase, whose translation MSLVTLRELLKDAQERNYAVGAFNTNNMEIIQAIIEAAEEERSPVILQASQGGLKYAGLEYIVAMVEVAAKNATVPVALHLDHGTSFEQIVKCVRAGFSSVMFDGSKHPLEDNIQKTAKVIEVAQAAGLSVEAELGKIGGTEDDITVSEEDAMMTNPEEAKYFVEKTNVDALAIAIGTAHGPYKGQPKLDFDRLKTIRSLVSTPLVLHGASGVGEDSIRKAIELGITKINIDTDIRQAFTRGVQDVTNNKPEEFDPRKILGPAKEEMKEIVKQKMRLFGCSNKA comes from the coding sequence ATGTCATTAGTAACATTAAGAGAGCTATTAAAAGATGCGCAGGAAAGAAATTATGCAGTAGGTGCTTTTAACACAAATAATATGGAAATAATACAGGCAATAATTGAAGCTGCTGAGGAGGAGCGTTCTCCTGTTATATTGCAAGCAAGTCAAGGTGGGCTAAAGTATGCCGGTTTGGAGTATATAGTGGCTATGGTGGAGGTTGCTGCAAAGAATGCCACCGTTCCTGTGGCACTACACTTGGATCATGGCACTTCTTTTGAGCAAATTGTTAAATGTGTAAGGGCTGGTTTTTCTTCTGTGATGTTTGACGGTTCAAAACATCCACTTGAGGACAACATCCAAAAAACTGCTAAGGTTATAGAAGTGGCTCAAGCTGCTGGACTGTCTGTAGAAGCGGAGCTTGGCAAAATCGGCGGTACAGAGGATGATATTACCGTATCTGAAGAAGATGCAATGATGACAAACCCTGAAGAAGCAAAGTATTTTGTGGAAAAAACTAATGTAGATGCTTTAGCGATAGCGATTGGGACAGCTCATGGCCCTTATAAAGGACAACCAAAGCTAGATTTTGATAGGTTAAAAACAATTAGATCCCTTGTATCTACACCATTAGTATTACACGGTGCTTCTGGTGTTGGAGAAGATAGCATTAGAAAAGCTATAGAATTAGGAATTACAAAAATAAACATTGATACTGATATACGTCAAGCTTTTACTCGCGGAGTGCAAGATGTAACTAATAATAAACCAGAAGAATTTGATCCAAGAAAAATTTTAGGTCCAGCTAAGGAAGAAATGAAGGAAATAGTAAAACAAAAAATGAGATTGTTTGGGTGCTCAAATAAAGCATAA
- a CDS encoding response regulator, with amino-acid sequence MDKKTILITDDQYGIRRLLKEVFESRGITVLEASDGLQAIEKLHKHTVDLMLLDMKMPNLDGLSTLKVLKEKEIKVDVIFMTAYGEDRLTTEAKELGSNSHIFKPFDIEYVLEVVEKHLFNKK; translated from the coding sequence GTGGATAAAAAAACAATACTTATAACAGATGATCAATATGGAATTAGAAGGCTGTTAAAAGAAGTATTTGAATCTAGAGGAATAACTGTATTAGAAGCCTCAGATGGCTTGCAGGCCATAGAAAAGTTGCATAAGCATACGGTAGACTTAATGCTTTTGGATATGAAAATGCCTAACCTAGATGGTTTATCTACATTAAAAGTTCTAAAAGAGAAAGAAATAAAAGTAGATGTTATTTTTATGACCGCATATGGTGAAGATAGACTTACCACTGAAGCAAAAGAGTTAGGTTCTAACTCTCATATTTTCAAACCTTTTGATATAGAATATGTTTTAGAAGTAGTAGAAAAACATCTGTTTAATAAAAAATAG
- a CDS encoding CTP synthase: MTKYIFVTGGVVSSLGKGITAASLGRLLKARGLNVTIQKFDPYINLDPGTMSPYQHGEVFVTNDGGETDLDLGHYERFIDESLNKNNNVTTGKIYWSVLNKERQGKYLGKTVQVIPHITNEIKSRIKRAGDQTNADVVITEIGGTVGDIESLPFIEAIRQMKNDVGRESVAYIHVTLIPYLPKSGELKTKPTQHSAKELRSIGIQPDIIVCRTSNKLNDDIKDKIALFCDIDKKAVIENGDVDTIYEVPLTLEEQGFGDLITTKLKLTERCQIPNLSKWKSMVEDIKGLSKKVKIAIVGKYVELPDAYLSVAEALSHAGIYHGYEVDIKWVQAEDINSVDDAQKQLEDVQGVLIPGGFGDRGIEGKIKTITYARQNNIPLFGICLGMQAVVIEYARNVCGLEDANSAEFGENIHPVIDLMPEQMDIEEKGGTMRLGVYPCKIKENTKAAQAYKEEIVYERHRHRYEFNNSYRNLMQEKGLVFSGCSPNGRLIETVELPEHKWFLAAQFHPEFKSRPNRSHPLFKAFVGACVKEK, translated from the coding sequence ATGACTAAGTATATCTTTGTTACAGGTGGGGTTGTGTCATCACTAGGCAAGGGTATTACCGCAGCTTCTTTAGGAAGACTGCTAAAAGCTAGAGGATTGAATGTAACTATTCAGAAGTTTGATCCATATATCAACTTAGACCCAGGAACAATGAGCCCTTATCAGCATGGTGAAGTTTTTGTTACTAATGACGGTGGAGAAACTGACCTTGACTTAGGGCACTATGAAAGATTTATCGATGAAAGCTTAAATAAAAATAATAATGTAACTACCGGTAAAATATATTGGTCTGTGTTAAATAAAGAAAGGCAAGGAAAATATCTAGGGAAAACTGTACAGGTTATACCTCACATAACAAATGAAATCAAATCAAGGATAAAAAGGGCTGGTGACCAAACAAATGCTGATGTTGTCATAACAGAGATAGGCGGTACAGTAGGCGATATAGAAAGTTTGCCGTTTATTGAAGCCATAAGGCAGATGAAAAATGACGTGGGCAGGGAAAGTGTTGCCTATATTCATGTGACTCTGATACCTTATCTGCCTAAATCTGGAGAGCTGAAAACTAAGCCTACTCAGCACAGCGCAAAAGAACTAAGGTCTATCGGAATACAGCCTGATATCATCGTCTGCCGGACTAGTAATAAGCTTAATGATGACATTAAAGATAAAATCGCTTTGTTTTGTGATATAGATAAAAAAGCGGTCATAGAAAATGGTGACGTTGACACCATATATGAAGTACCCCTTACTTTAGAGGAGCAAGGTTTTGGTGATCTTATAACTACTAAATTAAAATTGACAGAACGCTGTCAAATTCCTAACCTATCCAAATGGAAGAGCATGGTAGAGGATATAAAAGGATTGTCTAAAAAAGTAAAGATAGCTATAGTTGGCAAGTATGTTGAATTACCTGATGCTTATCTCAGTGTAGCAGAAGCATTAAGTCATGCTGGAATTTATCATGGTTATGAGGTAGATATTAAATGGGTACAAGCTGAGGATATCAACTCAGTTGATGATGCACAAAAACAGCTAGAAGATGTTCAAGGGGTGCTGATTCCAGGCGGGTTTGGTGACAGAGGTATAGAAGGAAAAATTAAAACAATAACTTATGCCCGACAAAATAACATCCCCCTTTTTGGTATATGTCTGGGTATGCAAGCTGTTGTCATCGAGTATGCAAGAAATGTATGTGGTCTTGAAGATGCCAACAGTGCAGAGTTTGGGGAAAATATACACCCAGTCATAGATTTAATGCCCGAGCAGATGGATATCGAAGAAAAGGGAGGAACCATGCGATTAGGGGTATATCCTTGTAAAATAAAAGAAAATACTAAAGCGGCTCAAGCATACAAAGAAGAAATCGTCTACGAAAGACATAGGCATAGGTATGAGTTCAATAATAGCTATAGGAACCTTATGCAAGAAAAAGGTCTTGTGTTTAGTGGATGTTCACCTAATGGAAGACTGATTGAGACTGTTGAACTACCAGAGCACAAGTGGTTTTTAGCAGCTCAGTTTCACCCAGAATTTAAAAGCCGGCCTAACAGGAGTCATCCATTATTTAAGGCTTTTGTAGGTGCCTGTGTCAAAGAAAAATAG
- a CDS encoding OAM dimerization domain-containing protein: MKVDLTKVKPYGDTLNDGAVQLSFTLPIDSSDEAKEAAITLAKKMGLEQPSVVHMQGLGPQFTFFIVYGNCKYDVDTTKIKVAKVEQQAMDYYEINDYIKENIKRKITVVAACTGTDAHTVGIDAIMNMKGYDGNYGLERYPEIDAINMGSQVPNEELVAKAMELNADAILVSQVVTQKDIHIPNLTHLVELLEAEGLREKVVLVAGGPRINHELALELGYDAGFGPGTTPQDVATFVIKEMTKGLK; the protein is encoded by the coding sequence ATGAAAGTTGATTTAACTAAAGTAAAACCCTATGGAGACACATTAAATGATGGGGCTGTACAATTATCATTTACGCTCCCTATAGACAGTAGCGACGAAGCTAAAGAAGCGGCGATAACCTTAGCAAAAAAAATGGGTTTAGAACAACCTAGCGTTGTTCATATGCAGGGGCTTGGGCCACAGTTTACTTTCTTCATAGTTTATGGAAACTGTAAATATGATGTTGACACTACCAAAATTAAAGTAGCAAAAGTAGAACAACAAGCAATGGACTATTATGAGATAAATGATTATATAAAAGAGAATATAAAAAGAAAAATCACAGTGGTAGCTGCATGCACCGGTACCGATGCTCATACAGTTGGTATAGATGCAATAATGAATATGAAAGGGTACGATGGCAATTATGGGTTAGAAAGATACCCAGAAATTGACGCTATTAATATGGGCAGCCAAGTTCCTAATGAGGAGTTGGTTGCTAAAGCTATGGAATTAAATGCTGATGCCATACTAGTGTCTCAGGTTGTAACTCAAAAGGATATACACATCCCTAACCTTACTCATTTAGTAGAGCTTTTAGAAGCAGAAGGGCTTAGAGAAAAGGTCGTGTTAGTTGCTGGGGGGCCAAGAATCAACCATGAACTTGCATTAGAGCTAGGATATGATGCAGGTTTTGGACCAGGTACAACTCCCCAAGATGTAGCTACGTTTGTTATTAAAGAAATGACAAAAGGATTAAAGTAA
- a CDS encoding lysine 5,6-aminomutase subunit alpha, with translation MPKQIINESLNINKEMVDRAREAAKVIAKEIGEFIEPRTTVAVERTVGRLLGIDGIDSEQVPLVNVIVDHLKDKGLLGSGLMYWIVNACEHYNMTPQQVAQGVADGEIDLSKTPTVDPQRLKDTMYDYARESLERVDKSRNKRGDMICKLGEGPSPQLYVIVATGNIYEDVTQAKTAARNGADIVAVIRTTGQSLLDYVPYGATTEGFGGTYATQENFRIMREALDEASEEVGRYIHLVNYCSGLCMPEMAAMGAVERLDMMLNDALYGILFRDINMQRTLIDQNFSRIINGYANIVINTGEDNYLTTADPFEEAHTVLASQFINERFGLDAGLLEEQLGLGHAFEMDPKMENGMLYEIAQAQMSRQIFPNSPLKYMPPTKHMTGNVFKGHLQNGLFNLTSIMTGQGIQLLGMLTEAIHTPYMQDRYLALENAEYVMNNAKDLGAEITFKKDGKIQKRANQVLKNAVTLLEDIADIGLFSALERGYFADVKRPVNGGKGLEGVILKNENYYNPFSDIMKKVNFEKRQQKGGV, from the coding sequence ATGCCAAAACAGATAATTAACGAAAGCTTAAATATAAATAAAGAGATGGTAGATAGAGCCAGGGAAGCGGCAAAGGTTATTGCAAAAGAAATTGGTGAATTTATAGAGCCAAGAACAACTGTAGCAGTTGAAAGAACAGTGGGAAGGTTATTGGGAATTGATGGGATTGACTCTGAACAAGTTCCATTAGTTAATGTGATCGTTGACCACCTAAAGGATAAAGGGCTTTTAGGATCTGGATTAATGTATTGGATAGTTAATGCCTGTGAGCATTATAATATGACTCCGCAACAAGTTGCCCAAGGAGTAGCTGATGGGGAAATTGATTTAAGTAAAACTCCCACGGTAGATCCTCAGAGGTTGAAAGATACAATGTATGATTATGCTAGGGAATCACTAGAAAGAGTGGATAAGTCTAGGAATAAACGTGGAGATATGATATGCAAATTAGGAGAAGGCCCATCACCACAGTTATATGTAATTGTAGCAACTGGGAACATTTATGAGGATGTTACTCAAGCAAAAACTGCAGCCAGAAATGGTGCTGACATTGTAGCGGTTATTAGAACTACAGGGCAATCGCTTTTGGACTATGTCCCCTATGGTGCAACTACTGAAGGCTTTGGGGGAACTTATGCAACCCAAGAAAACTTTAGAATTATGAGAGAGGCACTGGATGAAGCATCGGAGGAAGTGGGACGTTACATTCACTTAGTTAATTATTGTTCTGGGTTATGCATGCCAGAAATGGCAGCGATGGGAGCAGTTGAAAGACTAGATATGATGTTAAATGATGCACTGTATGGGATCTTGTTTAGAGATATAAACATGCAAAGAACCTTGATAGACCAAAACTTTTCTAGAATTATTAACGGGTATGCTAATATAGTAATCAATACAGGAGAAGACAATTACTTAACTACTGCTGACCCTTTTGAAGAAGCTCATACTGTTTTAGCTTCTCAGTTTATAAATGAAAGATTTGGCTTAGATGCAGGACTACTAGAGGAACAGCTGGGGTTAGGGCATGCTTTTGAGATGGATCCAAAGATGGAAAATGGAATGTTATATGAAATTGCACAGGCTCAGATGTCAAGGCAGATATTCCCCAATAGTCCTTTAAAATATATGCCTCCTACAAAACATATGACAGGAAATGTATTTAAAGGTCACTTACAAAATGGGTTATTTAACCTGACTTCTATAATGACAGGCCAAGGAATACAATTACTGGGTATGCTAACAGAAGCGATACACACTCCTTATATGCAAGATAGGTATTTAGCGTTAGAAAATGCTGAGTATGTTATGAACAATGCTAAAGACTTAGGAGCGGAAATTACCTTTAAAAAAGATGGTAAAATTCAAAAAAGAGCAAATCAAGTGTTAAAAAATGCAGTAACTCTTTTAGAAGATATTGCTGATATTGGTCTTTTCTCTGCTTTAGAAAGAGGGTACTTTGCTGATGTAAAACGACCGGTAAATGGAGGAAAAGGATTAGAAGGGGTTATTTTAAAGAATGAGAACTACTATAATCCTTTTAGTGATATTATGAAAAAAGTAAACTTTGAAAAAAGGCAACAAAAGGGAGGGGTGTAA
- a CDS encoding MutS-related protein, with the protein MEFFSERAFEGIGFEQVWFQLEPYSPYGIRFKKKVTPSVNKKNLQREYKLVEQVMEGQKKDGKVFSYLVDNFYRLKDITGIVNKAQREITLLDEDFFRLKSWLLTVDILEENFRKFYWKRPKNLRLEPLVSLTKILSLDNEGPSFYLSDSYSADLKVLRAEIRKLNASLNNYFNQKKKQLEEKYEIKFNYKDAVSINKFDIELVEKLEKDQQLMYYSESYSEVEFRIRPDETIRKLQNQLLNAKDQLDDEEQKVRKKLTKKVNLFSTSILENCNKLGYLDWLLTKAIYAKKVGGTSPKLTSGEEIELVNGKNPVLEVHLLQQNRKMTPISLKLKKGVTVITGANMGGKSVTLKTVGLMVAMAQFGLLVPAEMFSFSPKRFIYYSQLDGQSLDEGLSTFGAEIAGIKKVIAHRKRKGLYLIDELARGTNPHEGGALALAIANYLNEGNSTVLLTSHFEEIIKGEFNHLRIIGLDNLTSKDLKRYLLEQKNGLRTIHSVMDYRLKPLKETGVPKDGLKIAALLGLPKEIIHSAEHLLDSHEEEGKHAKTDN; encoded by the coding sequence ATGGAATTTTTCAGTGAGAGGGCATTTGAAGGCATTGGTTTTGAACAGGTTTGGTTTCAACTGGAGCCATATTCACCTTACGGTATTAGGTTTAAAAAAAAGGTAACCCCTTCAGTCAATAAAAAAAACCTCCAAAGGGAGTATAAGCTTGTAGAACAAGTAATGGAGGGCCAAAAAAAGGATGGCAAGGTGTTTTCTTATCTAGTTGATAATTTTTATAGACTGAAAGACATAACGGGGATAGTTAACAAAGCCCAACGGGAGATAACCTTACTTGATGAAGATTTTTTTAGATTGAAAAGTTGGTTGCTAACTGTAGATATACTAGAAGAAAATTTTAGAAAATTTTACTGGAAAAGACCAAAAAATTTAAGGCTAGAACCTTTAGTTTCGCTAACTAAAATTCTTTCTTTGGATAATGAAGGTCCAAGCTTTTATTTATCAGACTCATACAGCGCGGATCTAAAAGTACTTCGTGCTGAGATAAGAAAGCTTAATGCCAGTTTAAATAACTACTTTAATCAGAAAAAGAAGCAGCTTGAAGAAAAGTATGAGATAAAATTCAACTATAAGGACGCAGTAAGCATAAATAAGTTTGACATAGAGTTGGTGGAGAAGTTAGAAAAAGACCAGCAGTTGATGTATTACTCAGAGTCGTATTCAGAAGTAGAGTTTCGTATTCGTCCAGACGAAACCATTAGAAAATTGCAGAATCAGTTATTGAATGCTAAAGATCAACTAGATGACGAAGAACAAAAAGTAAGAAAAAAACTAACTAAAAAGGTTAACCTCTTTTCCACCTCTATTTTAGAAAATTGTAACAAGTTGGGGTATTTGGATTGGCTTTTGACAAAGGCTATATATGCTAAAAAAGTAGGAGGAACCTCTCCAAAATTGACAAGTGGTGAAGAGATAGAACTGGTAAATGGGAAAAACCCAGTTCTAGAGGTTCATCTATTGCAACAAAATAGAAAAATGACTCCAATTTCCTTAAAACTAAAAAAAGGGGTTACTGTTATAACCGGAGCTAATATGGGAGGGAAATCAGTTACCTTAAAGACTGTCGGTCTAATGGTAGCTATGGCTCAGTTTGGACTGCTTGTGCCTGCTGAAATGTTTAGCTTTTCACCTAAAAGGTTTATCTATTATTCTCAGTTAGATGGACAGTCTTTGGACGAAGGATTAAGTACCTTTGGAGCAGAAATAGCAGGTATCAAAAAAGTAATAGCCCATCGTAAGCGTAAAGGTTTATACTTAATAGATGAGCTGGCTCGAGGGACCAATCCTCATGAAGGTGGTGCGTTGGCTTTAGCTATTGCTAATTACTTAAATGAAGGAAATAGTACAGTTTTGTTGACCAGCCACTTTGAAGAGATAATAAAGGGTGAATTTAATCATCTTCGTATCATAGGGTTGGACAATTTAACTTCGAAAGACTTGAAGAGGTACTTGTTAGAACAAAAAAATGGTTTGCGGACAATCCACTCTGTAATGGACTATCGACTTAAACCTTTAAAAGAAACTGGGGTGCCTAAAGATGGTTTAAAGATAGCTGCTTTGCTAGGATTGCCAAAGGAGATAATTCACTCCGCAGAACATCTATTAGACAGTCACGAAGAGGAGGGTAAACATGCCAAAACAGATAATTAA
- the ablA gene encoding lysine 2,3-aminomutase, whose translation MKGKFAGVSKSNWEDWNWQLRNRIGTVEELKEVVSLTKTEEDGIAKCLENLRMAITPYYANLMDKDNPSCPIRKQAIPVGRELDKGESDLEDPLSEDTDSPVPGITHRYPDRILFLVTDQCSMYCRHCTRRRMAGSTDKAMPTSQIDQALQYVRNTPEVRDVLISGGDGLLLSDDKLEYIIKNLREIEHVEIIRIGTRAPVVLPQRITEDLCNMLKKYHPIWLNTHFNHPKELTEESKEALKMLANAGIPLGNQSVLLKGINDCTNIMKELVHQLVKNRVRPYYIYQCDLSNGIEHFRTPVSKGIEIIEGLRGHTSGYAVPTFVVDAPGGGGKIPVMPQYLISQSPEKVVLRNFEGVISSYSQPTSYEDKCQCEYCVDEEKEGVEALMSGQRLHLEPTNLKRGKRRGN comes from the coding sequence ATGAAAGGTAAATTTGCTGGTGTTTCAAAAAGTAATTGGGAAGACTGGAATTGGCAATTAAGAAATCGTATAGGTACAGTAGAAGAGTTAAAGGAAGTAGTATCGCTAACTAAAACTGAAGAGGATGGAATAGCTAAATGCTTGGAAAACCTACGGATGGCCATAACACCCTACTATGCTAACTTAATGGATAAAGATAATCCTAGTTGTCCTATAAGGAAGCAAGCTATACCAGTAGGAAGAGAGCTGGACAAAGGAGAGAGTGATTTAGAAGATCCGTTGTCTGAAGATACAGATTCTCCCGTTCCCGGAATTACCCATCGCTATCCTGATAGGATATTATTTTTAGTTACTGATCAATGTTCTATGTACTGTCGTCACTGTACTAGAAGGAGGATGGCAGGCTCTACAGACAAAGCCATGCCAACTTCTCAAATAGATCAGGCTTTACAATATGTGCGAAACACACCAGAGGTACGGGATGTGCTTATTTCAGGAGGTGACGGACTGTTATTAAGTGATGATAAACTTGAATATATAATTAAAAACCTCAGAGAAATTGAGCATGTTGAAATAATTAGGATAGGAACTAGAGCACCTGTCGTTTTGCCGCAGCGGATAACAGAAGATCTATGTAACATGCTAAAAAAGTATCATCCAATATGGCTTAACACCCATTTTAACCATCCAAAAGAGCTTACTGAAGAAAGTAAAGAGGCATTAAAAATGTTAGCAAATGCTGGTATTCCTTTAGGGAACCAATCGGTGTTGTTAAAAGGAATAAATGATTGTACTAACATAATGAAAGAGTTAGTTCACCAGCTGGTTAAAAACCGTGTAAGGCCGTATTATATATATCAATGTGATTTGTCTAATGGAATAGAACATTTTAGGACACCTGTTAGTAAAGGTATAGAAATCATAGAAGGCCTTAGGGGGCACACTTCTGGCTATGCAGTGCCTACTTTTGTCGTTGATGCACCAGGTGGGGGAGGAAAGATTCCCGTTATGCCTCAATATCTGATTAGTCAATCTCCAGAAAAAGTAGTGTTACGAAACTTTGAGGGAGTGATTTCTTCATATTCACAACCAACGAGCTATGAAGATAAATGTCAGTGTGAATATTGTGTTGATGAAGAAAAAGAAGGTGTTGAAGCTTTAATGTCAGGGCAAAGATTGCATTTAGAGCCAACTAATTTAAAGAGAGGTAAAAGGCGGGGTAACTAA